A genome region from Sebastes umbrosus isolate fSebUmb1 chromosome 22, fSebUmb1.pri, whole genome shotgun sequence includes the following:
- the wrap53 gene encoding telomerase Cajal body protein 1 yields the protein MSDTAGGGESGGVVQEAEADNEPPLQVPPLLEGDGLDVGETSEEGVPPSAKRPRVKEEEPVPEQVAKPVKMHGETPAQAVSLQEDPAPPAQRTGEPLQCEDGPVEEEVPVSVGGEEECHQNGDRGHDAPLEEGEAKPEEEHNGSESADSPSEGQRLGLDFTQNPQMLTGSCTEYSNLPENYLKGCKWAPDGSCILTNSADNVLRVYNIPPEIYSYNWDCLPEMSPVLRMAEGDTIYDYCWYPKMNSLDADTCFLASSSRDNPVHVWDAFYGEVRASFRPYNHLDELTAAHSLCFSPDGTQLYCGFDKTVRVFYTDRPGRDCEERPTVVKKQGQSGIISCFGFSPCQSVYACGSYSRCAGLYSCQDGTLLALLPTRHHGGLTHLLFSPDGNYLYTGGRKDPEILCWDLREPDKVVFSLKRNVATNQRIYFDLDLSGRYLLSGDTEGVVSVWDTQTAPPDGNEELLQPQLRFPAHWDCTNGISIHPFMPLLATSSGQRQFPGPGDSEGDSASEGEGGEAVMPPQETRQDNALSLWWAGPLGPAAEESQEEQSTEVVAAEA from the exons ATGTCTGACACAGCTGGAGGTGGTGAAAGCGGTGGTGTGGTGCAAGAAGCAGAGGCGGATAATGAGCCCCCTCTTCAGGTGCCACCTTTGCTCGAAGGTGACGGCTTGGATGTAGGGGAGACCTCAGAGGAAGGGGTGCCTCCGTCTGCCAAGCGGCCCAgagtgaaagaggaggaacCGGTACCGGAGCAGGTTGCAAAGCCTGTCAAGATGCACGGAGAAACACCAGCACAGGCTGTCTCGCTGCAGGAAGACCCAGCCCCACCAGCACAAA GAACAGGAGAACCACTACAATGTGAGGACGGACCGGTAGAGGAAGAGGTGCCCGTCAGTGTGGGAGGTGAAGAAGAATGCCATCAGAATGGAGACCGAGGCCACGACGCCCCCTTAGAAGAAGGAGAGGCGAAACCAGAGGAGGAGCACAACGGTAGCGAATCCGCAGACAGCCCCAGTGAAGGACAGCG CCTTGGCCTAGATTTTACCCAGAACCCTCAAATGCTGACTGGTTCCTGTACCGAGTACTCCAACCTTCCAGAGAATTACCTCAAAGGCTGCAAATG GGCCCCTGATGGTTCCTGTATCCTGACCAACAGTGCAGACAATGTGCTCCGCGTGTACAACATCCCTCCAGAGATTTACAGCTACAACTGGGACTGTCTTCCTGAGATG AGTCCAGTGCTGAGGATGGCAGAGGGAGACACCATCTACGACTACTGCTGGTACCCCAAGATGAACTCTCTGGACGCGGACACATGCTT TCTAGCCAGCAGCAGCCGCGACAACCCAGTCCACGTGTGGGACGCATTTTACGGGGAGGTGCGAGCCAGTTTCCGACCCTACAATCACCTGGATGAGCTGACGGCAGCCCACTCCCTCTGCTTCTCGCCCGACGGAACGCAGCTCTACTGCGGCTTCGACAAAACCGTCAGGGTCTTCTACACCGATCGTCCCGGAAGAGACTGCGAGGAGCGGCCCACCGTAG TTAAGAAGCAGGGCCAAAGTGGCATCATCTCCTGCTTTGGCTTCAGCCCGTGCCAGTCTGTTTACGCCTGTGGCTCTTACTCCCGCTGCGCTGGCCTCTACTCCTGCCAAGACGGCACCCTGCTGGCTCTGCTGCCGACCCGCCACCACGGAGGCCTCACCCATCTGCTCTTCTCCCCCGACGGCAACTACCTGTACACCGGCGGGCGCAAG GATCCAGAAATCCTGTGCTGGGACCTAAGAGAGCCGGACAAGGTTGTGTTTTCACTTAAGAGAAACGTGGCCACGAACCAACGCATCTACTTTGATCTGGACCT GTCAGGCAGGTACCTGCTGAGCGGCGACACAGAGGGAGTGGTGTCGGTTTGGGACACCCAGACAGCTCCTCCTGATGGTAACGAGGAGCTACTGCAACCTCAGCTCAGGTTCCCGGCCCATTGGGACTGCACCAACGGCATCag TATTCATCCCTTCATGCCGCTGTTGGCGACATCCAGTGGGCAGCGCCAGTTCCCGGGGCCCGGCGACAGCGAGGGCGACTCCGCCTCCGAGGGCGAGGGAGGCGAAGCCGTGATGCCACCTCAGGAGACCCGACAAGACAACGCCCTGAGCCTGTGGTGGGCCGGTCCGCTCGGCCCGGCCGCCGAGGAGAGCCAAGAAGAGCAGAGTACAGAGGTGGTGGCGGCGGAGGCCTGA